A stretch of the Equus caballus isolate H_3958 breed thoroughbred chromosome X, TB-T2T, whole genome shotgun sequence genome encodes the following:
- the TGIF2LX gene encoding homeobox protein TGIF2LX yields MEAGEESPGETDSPAQGASITSNDSSDTGDDLASLAGKRKRKGYFPPEAVKILRDWLYEHRFKVYPSQTEKRMLSEHTGLSLLQISNWFSKDPRRVLLEVLKDAGNDPNQITMYQQKDKTADVTDHPDVDPSMQAKSGPKDPDKMQCLPLRPLPVDQESGEKPLDPELAPDQKLAPEAQPNMKVKFSASRPLVVSSCQPVSAEECKDFSNFQLLVEAALQKAAELELQEQQEPNP; encoded by the coding sequence ATGGAGGCTGGTGAAGAAAGCCCAGGGGAGACCGACAGCCCGGCTCAAGGCGCCTCAATCACGTCGAATGATAGCAGTGATACGGGTGACGATCTTGCCTCACTAGCCGGCAAGAGGAAGCGGAAAGGCTACTTTCCGCCCGAGGCAGTGAAGATCCTCCGTGATTGGCTGTATGAGCACCGGTTTAAGGTATACCCTTCACAGACAGAGAAGCGAATGCTGTCGGAACATACCGGTTTGTCTCTCCTGCAGATCTCTAATTGGTTTAGCAAAGATCCCAGACGTGTTCTTCTGGAAGTGCTTAAAGATGCTGGAAACGATCCCAACCAGATCACCATGTACCAGCAAAAAGACAAGACTGCTGATGTGACCGACCATCCAGACGTGGATCCATCTATGCAGGCCAAGTCAGGGCCCAAAGATCCAGACAAGATGCAATGCCTGCCCCTGAGGCCCCTGCCAGTGGACCAGGAGTCAGGGGAGAAGCCGCTGGATCCAGAGTTGGCCCCAGACCAAAAGCTTGCCCCAGAGGCCCAGCCAAATATGAAGGTCAAGTTTTCCGCCAGCAGGCCCTTGGTTGTGTCTTCTTGCCAACCTGTATCGGCAGAGGAGTGCAAGGATTTCAGCAACTTCCAACTGCTGGTGGAGGCAGCCTTACAAAAGGCTGCTGAACTGGAGCTTCAGGAGCAGCAAGAGCCCAATCCATAA